A stretch of the Bos indicus isolate NIAB-ARS_2022 breed Sahiwal x Tharparkar chromosome 13, NIAB-ARS_B.indTharparkar_mat_pri_1.0, whole genome shotgun sequence genome encodes the following:
- the ATP5F1C gene encoding ATP synthase subunit gamma, mitochondrial isoform X1 gives MFSRAGVAGLSAWTVQPQWIQVRNMATLKDITRRLKSIKNIQKITKSMKMVAAAKYARAERELKPARVYGVGSLALYEKADIKTPEDKKKHLIIGVSSDRGLCGAIHSSVAKQMKSEAANLAAAGKEVKIIGVGDKIRSILHRTHSDQFLVTFKEVGRRPPTFGDASVIALELLNSGYEFDEGSIIFNRFRSVISYKTEEKPIFSLDTISSAESMSIYDDIDADVLRNYQEYSLANIIYYSLKESTTSEQSARMTAMDNASKNASEMIDKLTLTFNRTRQAVITKELIEIISGAAALD, from the exons ATGTTCTCTCGGGCGGGCGTCGCTGGCCTCTCGGCGTGGACCGTGCAGCCACAATG GATCCAAGTTCGAAATATGGCAACTTTGAAAGATA TTACCAGGCGACTAAAATCAATCAAAAACATCCAGAAGATTACCAAGTCTATGAAAATGGTAGCAGCAGCGAAATACGCCCGAGCTGAGAGAGAGCTAAAACCGGCCCGAGTGTATGGAGTGGGGTCCTTGG ctctGTATGAAAAGGCTGATATTAAGACTCCTGAAGACAAAAAGAAGCACCTCATCATCGGTGTGTCCTCGGACCGAGGGCTCTGTGGTGCTATTCACTCCTCGGTTGCTAAACAGATGAAAAGCGAGGCGGCCAACCTTGCAGCAGCTGGGAAAGAAGTTAAGATTATTGGAGTTGGTGATAAAATCAGGAGTATACTTCACAg GACTCATTCTGACCAGTTTCTGGTGACATTCAAAGAAGTGGGGAGGAGGCCCCCTACCTTTGGGGATGCGTCAGTCATTGCCCTTGAGCTGTTAAATTCTGGATACGAATTTGATGAAGGGTCTATCATCTTTAACCGATTCAG GTCTGTCATCTCCTACAAGACAGAAGAAAAGCCCATCTTTTCCCTTGACACCATTTCAAGTGCTG AGAGCATGAGTATCTATGATGACATTGATGCTGATGTGCTGCGGAACTACCAGGAATACAGCCTGGCCAACATCATCTACTACTCCCTGAAGGAGTCTACCACGAGTGAACAGAGCGCCAGGATGACGGCCATGGACAACGCCAGCAAGAATGCTT CTGAAATGATTGACAAGTTGACTCTGACATTCAATCGCACCCGCCAAGCTGTCATCACCAAGGAGCTGATAGAAATCATCTCTGGTGCTGCGGCTCT GGACTAA
- the ATP5F1C gene encoding ATP synthase subunit gamma, mitochondrial isoform X3 — MFSRAGVAGLSAWTVQPQWIQVRNMATLKDITRRLKSIKNIQKITKSMKMVAAAKYARAERELKPARVYGVGSLALYEKADIKTPEDKKKHLIIGVSSDRGLCGAIHSSVAKQMKSEAANLAAAGKEVKIIGVGDKIRSILHRTHSDQFLVTFKEVGRRPPTFGDASVIALELLNSGYEFDEGSIIFNRFRSVISYKTEEKPIFSLDTISSAESMSIYDDIDADVLRNYQEYSLANIIYYSLKESTTSEQSARMTAMDNASKNASEMIDKLTLTFNRTRQAVITKELIEIISGAAAL, encoded by the exons ATGTTCTCTCGGGCGGGCGTCGCTGGCCTCTCGGCGTGGACCGTGCAGCCACAATG GATCCAAGTTCGAAATATGGCAACTTTGAAAGATA TTACCAGGCGACTAAAATCAATCAAAAACATCCAGAAGATTACCAAGTCTATGAAAATGGTAGCAGCAGCGAAATACGCCCGAGCTGAGAGAGAGCTAAAACCGGCCCGAGTGTATGGAGTGGGGTCCTTGG ctctGTATGAAAAGGCTGATATTAAGACTCCTGAAGACAAAAAGAAGCACCTCATCATCGGTGTGTCCTCGGACCGAGGGCTCTGTGGTGCTATTCACTCCTCGGTTGCTAAACAGATGAAAAGCGAGGCGGCCAACCTTGCAGCAGCTGGGAAAGAAGTTAAGATTATTGGAGTTGGTGATAAAATCAGGAGTATACTTCACAg GACTCATTCTGACCAGTTTCTGGTGACATTCAAAGAAGTGGGGAGGAGGCCCCCTACCTTTGGGGATGCGTCAGTCATTGCCCTTGAGCTGTTAAATTCTGGATACGAATTTGATGAAGGGTCTATCATCTTTAACCGATTCAG GTCTGTCATCTCCTACAAGACAGAAGAAAAGCCCATCTTTTCCCTTGACACCATTTCAAGTGCTG AGAGCATGAGTATCTATGATGACATTGATGCTGATGTGCTGCGGAACTACCAGGAATACAGCCTGGCCAACATCATCTACTACTCCCTGAAGGAGTCTACCACGAGTGAACAGAGCGCCAGGATGACGGCCATGGACAACGCCAGCAAGAATGCTT CTGAAATGATTGACAAGTTGACTCTGACATTCAATCGCACCCGCCAAGCTGTCATCACCAAGGAGCTGATAGAAATCATCTCTGGTGCTGCGGCTCTGTAA
- the ATP5F1C gene encoding ATP synthase subunit gamma, mitochondrial isoform X2, which produces MFSRAGVAGLSAWTVQPQWIQVRNMATLKDITRRLKSIKNIQKITKSMKMVAAAKYARAERELKPARVYGVGSLALYEKADIKTPEDKKKHLIIGVSSDRGLCGAIHSSVAKQMKSEAANLAAAGKEVKIIGVGDKIRSILHRTHSDQFLVTFKEVGRRPPTFGDASVIALELLNSGYEFDEGSIIFNRFRSVISYKTEEKPIFSLDTISSAESMSIYDDIDADVLRNYQEYSLANIIYYSLKESTTSEQSARMTAMDNASKNASEMIDKLTLTFNRTRQAVITKELIEIISGAAAL; this is translated from the exons ATGTTCTCTCGGGCGGGCGTCGCTGGCCTCTCGGCGTGGACCGTGCAGCCACAATG GATCCAAGTTCGAAATATGGCAACTTTGAAAGATA TTACCAGGCGACTAAAATCAATCAAAAACATCCAGAAGATTACCAAGTCTATGAAAATGGTAGCAGCAGCGAAATACGCCCGAGCTGAGAGAGAGCTAAAACCGGCCCGAGTGTATGGAGTGGGGTCCTTGG ctctGTATGAAAAGGCTGATATTAAGACTCCTGAAGACAAAAAGAAGCACCTCATCATCGGTGTGTCCTCGGACCGAGGGCTCTGTGGTGCTATTCACTCCTCGGTTGCTAAACAGATGAAAAGCGAGGCGGCCAACCTTGCAGCAGCTGGGAAAGAAGTTAAGATTATTGGAGTTGGTGATAAAATCAGGAGTATACTTCACAg GACTCATTCTGACCAGTTTCTGGTGACATTCAAAGAAGTGGGGAGGAGGCCCCCTACCTTTGGGGATGCGTCAGTCATTGCCCTTGAGCTGTTAAATTCTGGATACGAATTTGATGAAGGGTCTATCATCTTTAACCGATTCAG GTCTGTCATCTCCTACAAGACAGAAGAAAAGCCCATCTTTTCCCTTGACACCATTTCAAGTGCTG AGAGCATGAGTATCTATGATGACATTGATGCTGATGTGCTGCGGAACTACCAGGAATACAGCCTGGCCAACATCATCTACTACTCCCTGAAGGAGTCTACCACGAGTGAACAGAGCGCCAGGATGACGGCCATGGACAACGCCAGCAAGAATGCTT CTGAAATGATTGACAAGTTGACTCTGACATTCAATCGCACCCGCCAAGCTGTCATCACCAAGGAGCTGATAGAAATCATCTCTGGTGCTGCGGCTCT